A genomic window from Solanum stenotomum isolate F172 chromosome 10, ASM1918654v1, whole genome shotgun sequence includes:
- the LOC125842924 gene encoding uncharacterized protein LOC125842924: protein MPKTRAYVSNGRRESLSETTIEVGQPPVVLPSVVGAQIASEIIWRTADQQCYERFQKMKPPSFKGVGMVDARGVKFVALQFCGRAKEWWKPFVMSREVGSPLIEHAVTIVPEEVERVPRFVRGLTVSVKSYVFRAARDGASFQSIVSTAKRSYDATVCPLQNLSEPQRSNSALPARGRGRVQSDKGGRTTGRDLHPDRDIDFAIDLESGTKPISIPPYHMAPAQLKELKDKLHNLFTKGFIRPSVSPWGAPVLFVRKNDGSMKMCIDYRQFNKVTVKNKYHLSHIDDLFDQLHGASLFCKIDLRYSYHQLKIRALDIPKIAFTTCYGNYEFLVLSFGLTNTPTFMELMNGVFRPYLDFFAIVFIDDILVYSKIEEDHDRHLRIVP, encoded by the exons ATGCCGAAGACCAGAGCTTATGTTTCCAATGGTAGAAGAGAGTCACTCTCCGAGACTACTATTGAG GTGGGCCAGCCACCAGTGGTTCTTCCGTCGGTTGTTGGTGCACAAATTGCTTCCGAGATCATTTGGAGAACGGCTGATCAGCAGTGTTACGAGAGGTTTCAGAAGATGAAACCACCCAGTTTTAAG GGAGTGGGTATGGTGGATGCTCGTGGTGTTAAGTTTGTCGCTCTTCAATTTTGTGGTCGCGCCAAAGAGTGGTGGAAGCCTTTTGTGATGTCTAGAGAAGTTGGATCTCCTTTGATAGA GCATGCTGTGACTATTGTTCCAGAAGAGGTAGAGAGAGTTCCCAGGTTTGTGAGAGGGTTGACTGTCTCCGTCAAATCTTATGTGTTCAGGGCAGCCAGAGATGGGGCTTCCTTCCAGTCCATTGTGAGCACTGCAAAGAG GTCATATGATGCGACAGTGTGTCCCCTTCAAAATCTTTCAGAACCTCAGCGCTCCAATTCAGCGCTTCCAGCCAGAGGTCGAGGCAGAGTTCAGTCCGATAAAGGTGGCAGGACTACTGGTAGAG ATCTTCATCCAGATAGGGATATTGACTTTGCTATTGACTTAGAGTCGGGCACTAAGCccatctctattcctccttatcatATGGCTCCAGCCCagttgaaggaattgaaggatAAATTACATAATTTGTTCACTAAGGGGTTTATACGCCCTAGTgtttctccatggggtgctcctgtGTTGTTTGTAAGAAAGAATGATGGATCCATGaagatgtgtattgattatcgacagtTTAACAAAGTGACAGTGAAAAATAAGTATCATCTTTCtcatattgatgatttgtttgaccagcTTCATGGTGCATCTCTATTTtgtaagattgatttaagatacAGTTATCACCAGTTAAAGATTAGGGCATTGGATATCCCTAAGATAGCTTTTACAACTTGTTATGGGAATTATGAATTTCTTGTgttgtcttttggtttgactaacaCCCCTACATTCATGGAGTTGATGAACGGGGTGTTCCGACCTTATCTAGATTTCTTTGCGATAGTATTCATTGACGACATCTTGGTGTACTCCAAGATTGAGGAGGATCATGATCGACATTTGAGGATTGTACCCTAA